Part of the Meiothermus sp. CFH 77666 genome is shown below.
CCCCTGAATTCAAAGGGGCTTTATGCCCAGATTATACGGAGTACCGGGCCAGGTGGTGTGGGCTTTTCACCGCAATTGCGGCGCCATACACCCTGGCGGCTCCGGCCTCGAGCAAGGTCTTGCGGGCCCGCTCAAAGGTCGTACCGGTGGTCAGCACATCATCTACCAGCAGCCAGATTCCTTTCACCCGGCGGGTTGCCCGAAAGGTGGCCTCGGAGAGCTCGAGGCGCTGCTGCAAGGTTTTCCTGGTTTGCGACGGTTCCCATGTGGTGCGCTCGAGCAGGCTCTGGTAGGGGATGTGCAGTTCTTTGGCTACCGCCTGGGCCAGCAGTTCGGCCTGGTTGTAGCCGCGCAGCACCTTGCGGTGTAGCAGGGTGGGTACGGCAGTCAGGCCATCAAGCCCCCACTCGGCTTGCTTGATCCCCAGCGCGATTTGCTGGCCCAGAAATAGGGCCAGCTCGCGCCGACCCTGGTACTTGAGGGCCTTGGCGAGCGGGCCAAACCGCTTGTAATCGCCCAGGTACACAAAGTGGGGGAGATGCCGTGGCACCAATAAAGCCCGGCAGTTAGCACATAAAACCGGCTGGCCTAGCGGCTGCCCACAACCGGGGCAGGTTGCGCCGGTTAGCTGTTCCCACCAGCCCAAAAGCGAGGCCATGCTTCACCCCATATACCCTACATAACGGCCATGCTTCACCCGATGCCCAGTGCTGCCCGCAGCGATTCGTCGAAAGGGGGGTAGAGCACGCCTTTCTCGGTCACAATGCCGGTAATCAGGTGATGGGGGGTCACGTCAAAGCCCGGATGGGCGGCTGGAAAGCCCTCGGGCGCGATGGGCTGCCCCCGGATGACCGTGACCTCCTGGGCCGAGCGCTGCTCGATGGGAATTTGAGCGCCGCTTTCCAACCTGGGGTCTACCGAGGAGAGCGGCAAGGCCGGGTAGAAGGGGATTCCGTGGTACTGGGCCAGAATGGCCAGACCGTAGGTGCCAATCTTGTTGGCAAAGTCGCCGTTCAGGGCCATGCGGTCGGTGCCGAGGATTACTGCATCCACCTGGCCCTGGGCCATCATGTAGGCGGCCATGTTATCGCTGATCAGGGTGGCGGGCACCCCCGCTTTTTGCAGCTCGTAGGCGGTCAGGCGGGCCCCTTGCAGATAGGGGCGGGTCTCGTCCACCCAGACATGGCTTACCCGGCCCTGACGATGAGCCTCGATAATGGCACCGAGCGCGGTGCCGTACCCGCCGGTGGCCAGCGGCCCGGTGTTGCAGTGGGTGAGCACCTGGCCTTTGAGCACCCGGGCCCCATGCTGGCTGATGGCCCGCTCGGTTTCCTCTACCTCAGCCCAGATGGCCCGGGCTTCCGTTAGCGAGGCTTCCAGGCTGCCCCAGTAGGGCTTCATTCGATCCAGGGCGTAAAACAGATTGACCGCGGTGGGGCGGCTCTGGCGCAGTACGGCGTCGGCCTCGGCGAGGGCTTCACCCGACAGATGGGCCAGCACCATCCCGTAGGCCGCCGTGACCCCAATGGCCGGAGCCCCGCGCACCACCATTTCCTTGATGGCCTGGGCAGTTTCCCGGGCGCTCTTGCAAGGTACCCAGACCTCTTGAAAGGGGAGCTTGCGCTGATCCAGGAGCCAGAAGGTGTTTTCTTCAAAACGAAAGGGCAGCACACGCATGGGGTCAGTCTACTTCAAGGTATTCAAAAGGCTGGTGTAGAGCAGAAAGAACTGGTTTTCGTCGAGCCGCGCCTGCGGGTTGTTCCAGGTGGCCGAGACGCAGTACTGTTTTCCGTCCCGGGCAGTGAGCCAGGTGGTCAGGTTGAGTAC
Proteins encoded:
- a CDS encoding phosphoribosyltransferase family protein; protein product: MASLLGWWEQLTGATCPGCGQPLGQPVLCANCRALLVPRHLPHFVYLGDYKRFGPLAKALKYQGRRELALFLGQQIALGIKQAEWGLDGLTAVPTLLHRKVLRGYNQAELLAQAVAKELHIPYQSLLERTTWEPSQTRKTLQQRLELSEATFRATRRVKGIWLLVDDVLTTGTTFERARKTLLEAGAARVYGAAIAVKSPHHLARYSV
- the mtnA gene encoding S-methyl-5-thioribose-1-phosphate isomerase; its protein translation is MRVLPFRFEENTFWLLDQRKLPFQEVWVPCKSARETAQAIKEMVVRGAPAIGVTAAYGMVLAHLSGEALAEADAVLRQSRPTAVNLFYALDRMKPYWGSLEASLTEARAIWAEVEETERAISQHGARVLKGQVLTHCNTGPLATGGYGTALGAIIEAHRQGRVSHVWVDETRPYLQGARLTAYELQKAGVPATLISDNMAAYMMAQGQVDAVILGTDRMALNGDFANKIGTYGLAILAQYHGIPFYPALPLSSVDPRLESGAQIPIEQRSAQEVTVIRGQPIAPEGFPAAHPGFDVTPHHLITGIVTEKGVLYPPFDESLRAALGIG